The Procambarus clarkii isolate CNS0578487 chromosome 76, FALCON_Pclarkii_2.0, whole genome shotgun sequence genome includes a window with the following:
- the LOC138357209 gene encoding uncharacterized protein, translating into MESDLRTFRANGGGLADLQGQWNRTYGPSGPTESDLRTFRANGGGLADVQGQRRWTCGRSGPMESDLRTFRANGGGLTDLQGQWSRTCGPSGPTESDLRTFRANGVGLTDLQGQRSRTYGPSGPTKSDLRTFRANEVSALRFWITFRKPGPSPPTSSKPGPSPPTSSKPGPSPPTSSKPGPSPPTSSKPGPSPPTSSKPGPSPPTSNKPGPSPPTSSKPGPSPPTSSKPGPSPPTSSKPGPSPPTSNKPGPSPPTSSKPGTSPPTSSKPGPSPSY; encoded by the exons ATGGAGTCGGACTTACGGACCTTCAGGGCCAACGGAGGCGGACTTGCGGACCTTCAGGGCCAATGGAATCGAACTTACGGACCTTCAGGGCCAACGGAGTCGGACTTGCGGACCTTCAGGGCCAACGGAGGTGGACTTGCTGACGTTCAGGGCCAACGGAGGTGGACTTGCGGACGTTCAGGGCCAATGGAGTCGGACTTACGGACCTTCAGGGCCAACGGAGGCGGACTTACAGACCTTCAGGGCCAATGGAGTCGGACTTGCGGACCTTCAGGGCCAACGGAGTCGGACTTGCGGACCTTCAGGGCCAACGGAGTCGGACTTACGGACCTTCAGGGCCAACGGAGTCGGACTTACGGACCTTCAGGGCCAACGAAGTCGGACTTACGGACCTTCAGGGCCAACGAAGTCAGTGCACTCAGATTCTGGATAACATTTCG CAAGCCAGGCCCAAGCCCTCCTACTAGCAGCAAGCCAGGCCCAAGCCCTCCTACTAGCAGCAAGCCAGGCCCAAGCCCTCCTACTAGCAGCAAGCCAGGCCCAAGCCCTCCTACTAGCAGCAAGCCAGGCCCAAGCCCTCCTACTAGCAGCAAGCCAGGCCCAAGCCCTCCTACTAGCAACAAGCCAGGCCCAAGCCCTCCTACTAGCAGCAAGCCAGGCCCAAGCCCTCCTACTAGCAGCAAGCCAGGCCCAAGCCCTCCTACTAGCAGCAAGCCAGGCCCAAGCCCTCCTACTAGCAACAAGCCAGGCCCAAGCCCTCCTACTAGCAGCAAGCCAGGCACAAGCCCTCCTACTAGCAGCAAGCCAGGCCCAAGCCCTTCCTACTAG